A genomic segment from Lates calcarifer isolate ASB-BC8 linkage group LG13, TLL_Latcal_v3, whole genome shotgun sequence encodes:
- the glt1d1 gene encoding glycosyltransferase 1 domain-containing protein 1 isoform X2: MLYVPKTGNHTTAERIRSHIESAGHTCELRDAAEFQSPAEVAKLVSRNSPFEGALAIHLFRAGRLLLDIQVPFGVIFGGTDINEDVKVEQKRVVMEQVLLKARFAVAFTDKLKEEAELFLLSQSSKICVQPQGIQTEVSEKLCWAEFLRSSGVSSEHVDELRVFLLVCGLRRVKDPLYLVEVFSEWHCENPLNVLVIIGPKLLHSSNKRSGCTASVIKRKIQLDPVLTDEVEAVVKRTAGVFLAQERSQQELHAAMKRCFAVVNSSVSEGMSAAILEAMDLGIPVLARDIPGNAAVVQHELTGLLYSSPQEFVDQSQRLLSDHELRERVVRNGKLYVEEHHSLKQERETYQRLVDSLH, translated from the exons ATGCTCTACGT CCCTAAAACCGGGAACCACACTACAGCTGAAAGAATAAG GTCCCACATTGAATCAGCAGGACACACCTGTGAGCTCAGGGATGCAGCAGAATTTCAGTCACCTGCTGAGGTGGCAAAGCTAGTATCTCGAAATTCTCCATTTGAGGGTGCACTGGCCATTCATTTGTTCAGAGCAGGCAGACTTCTCTTGG ACATCCAAGTACCCTTTGGCGTCATCTTTGGCGGAACAGACATAAATGAAGATGTGAAAGTTGAACAGAAGCGTGTGGTTATGGAGCAGGTGCTACTGAAAGCCAG gTTTGCAGTTGCATTCACTGACAAACTAAAAGAAGAGGCAGAGTTGTTTTTG ctgTCCCAGAGCAGTAAAATCTGTGTCCAACCCCAAG GTATCCAGACAGAAGTGAGTGAGAAACTCTGCTGGGCTGAATTCTTGAGGAGCTCAG GTGTAAGCAGTGAGCATGTGGATGAGCTGCGTGTCTTCCTGTTGGTCTGTGGCCTCAGAAGAGTCAAGGACCCCCTCTATCTGGTGGAGGTATTTTCAG aGTGGCATTGTGAGAATCCGCTGAATGTGTTGGTCATTATTGGGCCAAAG CTACTTCATTCAAGTAATAAGCGCTCTGGCTGCACAGCATCTGTCATTAAGAGGAAAATTCAG CTTGATCCTGTGCTTACTGATGAAGTGGAAGCTGTTGTTAAAAG AACAGCGGGGGTCTTCTTGGCCCAGGAGAGGAGCCAACAGGAGCTTCACGCTGCCATGAAAAGGTGCTTCGCTGTGGTCAACAGCTCCGTCTCAGAGGGCATgtcagcagccatcttggag GCCATGGATCTCGGGATACCTGTGTTGGCTAGGGACATTCCAGGAAATGCAGCCGTGGTGCAGCATGAGCTCACTGGCCTGCTGTACTCATCTCCTCAG GAATTTGTGGATCAATCTCAGAGGCTGTTGTCAGATcatgagctgagagagagagtggtgagGAATGGAAAACTCTATGTGGAAGAGCATCACAGCctgaaacaagagagagaaacctACCAGCGGCTGGTGGACAGTCTGCACTGA
- the glt1d1 gene encoding glycosyltransferase 1 domain-containing protein 1 isoform X3, which translates to MLYVSHIESAGHTCELRDAAEFQSPAEVAKLVSRNSPFEGALAIHLFRAGRLLLDIQVPFGVIFGGTDINEDVKVEQKRVVMEQVLLKARFAVAFTDKLKEEAELFLLSQSSKICVQPQGIQTEVSEKLCWAEFLRSSGVSSEHVDELRVFLLVCGLRRVKDPLYLVEVFSEWHCENPLNVLVIIGPKLLHSSNKRSGCTASVIKRKIQLDPVLTDEVEAVVKRTAGVFLAQERSQQELHAAMKRCFAVVNSSVSEGMSAAILEAMDLGIPVLARDIPGNAAVVQHELTGLLYSSPQEFVDQSQRLLSDHELRERVVRNGKLYVEEHHSLKQERETYQRLVDSLH; encoded by the exons ATGCTCTACGT GTCCCACATTGAATCAGCAGGACACACCTGTGAGCTCAGGGATGCAGCAGAATTTCAGTCACCTGCTGAGGTGGCAAAGCTAGTATCTCGAAATTCTCCATTTGAGGGTGCACTGGCCATTCATTTGTTCAGAGCAGGCAGACTTCTCTTGG ACATCCAAGTACCCTTTGGCGTCATCTTTGGCGGAACAGACATAAATGAAGATGTGAAAGTTGAACAGAAGCGTGTGGTTATGGAGCAGGTGCTACTGAAAGCCAG gTTTGCAGTTGCATTCACTGACAAACTAAAAGAAGAGGCAGAGTTGTTTTTG ctgTCCCAGAGCAGTAAAATCTGTGTCCAACCCCAAG GTATCCAGACAGAAGTGAGTGAGAAACTCTGCTGGGCTGAATTCTTGAGGAGCTCAG GTGTAAGCAGTGAGCATGTGGATGAGCTGCGTGTCTTCCTGTTGGTCTGTGGCCTCAGAAGAGTCAAGGACCCCCTCTATCTGGTGGAGGTATTTTCAG aGTGGCATTGTGAGAATCCGCTGAATGTGTTGGTCATTATTGGGCCAAAG CTACTTCATTCAAGTAATAAGCGCTCTGGCTGCACAGCATCTGTCATTAAGAGGAAAATTCAG CTTGATCCTGTGCTTACTGATGAAGTGGAAGCTGTTGTTAAAAG AACAGCGGGGGTCTTCTTGGCCCAGGAGAGGAGCCAACAGGAGCTTCACGCTGCCATGAAAAGGTGCTTCGCTGTGGTCAACAGCTCCGTCTCAGAGGGCATgtcagcagccatcttggag GCCATGGATCTCGGGATACCTGTGTTGGCTAGGGACATTCCAGGAAATGCAGCCGTGGTGCAGCATGAGCTCACTGGCCTGCTGTACTCATCTCCTCAG GAATTTGTGGATCAATCTCAGAGGCTGTTGTCAGATcatgagctgagagagagagtggtgagGAATGGAAAACTCTATGTGGAAGAGCATCACAGCctgaaacaagagagagaaacctACCAGCGGCTGGTGGACAGTCTGCACTGA
- the glt1d1 gene encoding glycosyltransferase 1 domain-containing protein 1 isoform X5 encodes MKLLFLACLSPKTGNHTTAERIRFAVAFTDKLKEEAELFLLSQSSKICVQPQGIQTEVSEKLCWAEFLRSSGVSSEHVDELRVFLLVCGLRRVKDPLYLVEVFSEWHCENPLNVLVIIGPKLLHSSNKRSGCTASVIKRKIQLDPVLTDEVEAVVKRTAGVFLAQERSQQELHAAMKRCFAVVNSSVSEGMSAAILEAMDLGIPVLARDIPGNAAVVQHELTGLLYSSPQEFVDQSQRLLSDHELRERVVRNGKLYVEEHHSLKQERETYQRLVDSLH; translated from the exons ATGAAATTACTCTTTCTTGCCTGTCTCAGCCCTAAAACCGGGAACCACACTACAGCTGAAAGAATAAG gTTTGCAGTTGCATTCACTGACAAACTAAAAGAAGAGGCAGAGTTGTTTTTG ctgTCCCAGAGCAGTAAAATCTGTGTCCAACCCCAAG GTATCCAGACAGAAGTGAGTGAGAAACTCTGCTGGGCTGAATTCTTGAGGAGCTCAG GTGTAAGCAGTGAGCATGTGGATGAGCTGCGTGTCTTCCTGTTGGTCTGTGGCCTCAGAAGAGTCAAGGACCCCCTCTATCTGGTGGAGGTATTTTCAG aGTGGCATTGTGAGAATCCGCTGAATGTGTTGGTCATTATTGGGCCAAAG CTACTTCATTCAAGTAATAAGCGCTCTGGCTGCACAGCATCTGTCATTAAGAGGAAAATTCAG CTTGATCCTGTGCTTACTGATGAAGTGGAAGCTGTTGTTAAAAG AACAGCGGGGGTCTTCTTGGCCCAGGAGAGGAGCCAACAGGAGCTTCACGCTGCCATGAAAAGGTGCTTCGCTGTGGTCAACAGCTCCGTCTCAGAGGGCATgtcagcagccatcttggag GCCATGGATCTCGGGATACCTGTGTTGGCTAGGGACATTCCAGGAAATGCAGCCGTGGTGCAGCATGAGCTCACTGGCCTGCTGTACTCATCTCCTCAG GAATTTGTGGATCAATCTCAGAGGCTGTTGTCAGATcatgagctgagagagagagtggtgagGAATGGAAAACTCTATGTGGAAGAGCATCACAGCctgaaacaagagagagaaacctACCAGCGGCTGGTGGACAGTCTGCACTGA
- the glt1d1 gene encoding glycosyltransferase 1 domain-containing protein 1 isoform X1, whose translation MKLLFLACLSPKTGNHTTAERIRSHIESAGHTCELRDAAEFQSPAEVAKLVSRNSPFEGALAIHLFRAGRLLLDIQVPFGVIFGGTDINEDVKVEQKRVVMEQVLLKARFAVAFTDKLKEEAELFLLSQSSKICVQPQGIQTEVSEKLCWAEFLRSSGVSSEHVDELRVFLLVCGLRRVKDPLYLVEVFSEWHCENPLNVLVIIGPKLLHSSNKRSGCTASVIKRKIQLDPVLTDEVEAVVKRTAGVFLAQERSQQELHAAMKRCFAVVNSSVSEGMSAAILEAMDLGIPVLARDIPGNAAVVQHELTGLLYSSPQEFVDQSQRLLSDHELRERVVRNGKLYVEEHHSLKQERETYQRLVDSLH comes from the exons ATGAAATTACTCTTTCTTGCCTGTCTCAGCCCTAAAACCGGGAACCACACTACAGCTGAAAGAATAAG GTCCCACATTGAATCAGCAGGACACACCTGTGAGCTCAGGGATGCAGCAGAATTTCAGTCACCTGCTGAGGTGGCAAAGCTAGTATCTCGAAATTCTCCATTTGAGGGTGCACTGGCCATTCATTTGTTCAGAGCAGGCAGACTTCTCTTGG ACATCCAAGTACCCTTTGGCGTCATCTTTGGCGGAACAGACATAAATGAAGATGTGAAAGTTGAACAGAAGCGTGTGGTTATGGAGCAGGTGCTACTGAAAGCCAG gTTTGCAGTTGCATTCACTGACAAACTAAAAGAAGAGGCAGAGTTGTTTTTG ctgTCCCAGAGCAGTAAAATCTGTGTCCAACCCCAAG GTATCCAGACAGAAGTGAGTGAGAAACTCTGCTGGGCTGAATTCTTGAGGAGCTCAG GTGTAAGCAGTGAGCATGTGGATGAGCTGCGTGTCTTCCTGTTGGTCTGTGGCCTCAGAAGAGTCAAGGACCCCCTCTATCTGGTGGAGGTATTTTCAG aGTGGCATTGTGAGAATCCGCTGAATGTGTTGGTCATTATTGGGCCAAAG CTACTTCATTCAAGTAATAAGCGCTCTGGCTGCACAGCATCTGTCATTAAGAGGAAAATTCAG CTTGATCCTGTGCTTACTGATGAAGTGGAAGCTGTTGTTAAAAG AACAGCGGGGGTCTTCTTGGCCCAGGAGAGGAGCCAACAGGAGCTTCACGCTGCCATGAAAAGGTGCTTCGCTGTGGTCAACAGCTCCGTCTCAGAGGGCATgtcagcagccatcttggag GCCATGGATCTCGGGATACCTGTGTTGGCTAGGGACATTCCAGGAAATGCAGCCGTGGTGCAGCATGAGCTCACTGGCCTGCTGTACTCATCTCCTCAG GAATTTGTGGATCAATCTCAGAGGCTGTTGTCAGATcatgagctgagagagagagtggtgagGAATGGAAAACTCTATGTGGAAGAGCATCACAGCctgaaacaagagagagaaacctACCAGCGGCTGGTGGACAGTCTGCACTGA
- the glt1d1 gene encoding glycosyltransferase 1 domain-containing protein 1 isoform X4: MKLLFLACLSPKTGNHTTAERIRSHIESAGHTCELRDAAEFQSPAEVAKLVSRNSPFEGALAIHLFRAGRLLLDIQVPFGVIFGGTDINEDVKVEQKRVVMEQVLLKARFAVAFTDKLKEEAELFLLSQSSKICVQPQGIQTEVSEKLCWAEFLRSSGVSSEHVDELRVFLLVCGLRRVKDPLYLVEVFSEWHCENPLNVLVIIGPKLDPVLTDEVEAVVKRTAGVFLAQERSQQELHAAMKRCFAVVNSSVSEGMSAAILEAMDLGIPVLARDIPGNAAVVQHELTGLLYSSPQEFVDQSQRLLSDHELRERVVRNGKLYVEEHHSLKQERETYQRLVDSLH; the protein is encoded by the exons ATGAAATTACTCTTTCTTGCCTGTCTCAGCCCTAAAACCGGGAACCACACTACAGCTGAAAGAATAAG GTCCCACATTGAATCAGCAGGACACACCTGTGAGCTCAGGGATGCAGCAGAATTTCAGTCACCTGCTGAGGTGGCAAAGCTAGTATCTCGAAATTCTCCATTTGAGGGTGCACTGGCCATTCATTTGTTCAGAGCAGGCAGACTTCTCTTGG ACATCCAAGTACCCTTTGGCGTCATCTTTGGCGGAACAGACATAAATGAAGATGTGAAAGTTGAACAGAAGCGTGTGGTTATGGAGCAGGTGCTACTGAAAGCCAG gTTTGCAGTTGCATTCACTGACAAACTAAAAGAAGAGGCAGAGTTGTTTTTG ctgTCCCAGAGCAGTAAAATCTGTGTCCAACCCCAAG GTATCCAGACAGAAGTGAGTGAGAAACTCTGCTGGGCTGAATTCTTGAGGAGCTCAG GTGTAAGCAGTGAGCATGTGGATGAGCTGCGTGTCTTCCTGTTGGTCTGTGGCCTCAGAAGAGTCAAGGACCCCCTCTATCTGGTGGAGGTATTTTCAG aGTGGCATTGTGAGAATCCGCTGAATGTGTTGGTCATTATTGGGCCAAAG CTTGATCCTGTGCTTACTGATGAAGTGGAAGCTGTTGTTAAAAG AACAGCGGGGGTCTTCTTGGCCCAGGAGAGGAGCCAACAGGAGCTTCACGCTGCCATGAAAAGGTGCTTCGCTGTGGTCAACAGCTCCGTCTCAGAGGGCATgtcagcagccatcttggag GCCATGGATCTCGGGATACCTGTGTTGGCTAGGGACATTCCAGGAAATGCAGCCGTGGTGCAGCATGAGCTCACTGGCCTGCTGTACTCATCTCCTCAG GAATTTGTGGATCAATCTCAGAGGCTGTTGTCAGATcatgagctgagagagagagtggtgagGAATGGAAAACTCTATGTGGAAGAGCATCACAGCctgaaacaagagagagaaacctACCAGCGGCTGGTGGACAGTCTGCACTGA